Proteins from a single region of Bradyrhizobium diazoefficiens:
- a CDS encoding NAD(P)/FAD-dependent oxidoreductase — MTTTPHRVVIVGAGFGGLETTYRLAGAPVQITLIDRRNHHLFQPLLYQVATASLAPTEIAWPVRHLMRDRREVTTLFATVSGVDAARRCVLIDDGSEVPYDTLVLATGARHAYFGHDEWETWAPGLKTLEDATTLRRHILVAFERAERETDPAKRAARLTFVIIGGGPTGVELAGTIAEMAHHTLPGDFRNIDTTKARVVLIEAGPRVLAGFADDLSAYAQASLEKIGVEVVLGQAVTEIDRDRVVYGGARLNAKTKIWAAGVRASPAAEWLDAPADHAGRVQVEADLTIPGHPEIFAIGDTVLINAWEGKPVPGIAPAAKQQGKHVAETIKARLRGETKGAFRYKHAGSLAQIGKRLAVIDFGRIKLRGTIAWWIWGVAHIYFLIGLRHRLSVALSWLWVYTRDQRAARLITQGSSKVV; from the coding sequence ATGACCACGACACCGCATCGCGTCGTCATCGTCGGAGCCGGCTTCGGCGGGCTGGAGACGACCTATCGTCTCGCGGGCGCGCCGGTCCAGATCACGCTGATCGACCGCCGCAACCATCATCTGTTTCAGCCGCTGCTCTATCAGGTCGCGACCGCATCGCTTGCGCCCACCGAGATCGCCTGGCCGGTGCGCCATCTCATGCGCGATCGGCGCGAGGTGACGACACTGTTTGCGACCGTCAGCGGCGTCGATGCCGCCAGGCGTTGTGTGCTGATCGACGACGGCAGCGAGGTGCCCTATGACACGCTGGTGCTCGCCACCGGCGCGCGTCACGCCTATTTCGGCCATGACGAGTGGGAGACCTGGGCGCCGGGGCTCAAAACACTGGAAGACGCGACCACGCTGCGCCGTCACATCCTGGTGGCATTCGAGCGCGCCGAGCGCGAAACCGATCCTGCCAAGCGGGCGGCACGGCTCACTTTCGTTATCATCGGCGGCGGCCCGACCGGCGTCGAGCTCGCCGGCACCATCGCCGAGATGGCGCATCACACCCTGCCGGGCGATTTCCGCAACATCGACACGACCAAGGCCCGCGTCGTGCTGATCGAGGCGGGGCCGCGGGTGCTCGCAGGCTTCGCCGACGATCTATCGGCCTATGCGCAGGCCTCGCTGGAAAAGATCGGCGTCGAGGTCGTTCTTGGCCAGGCCGTCACCGAGATCGACCGCGACCGCGTCGTCTATGGCGGAGCACGGCTGAACGCGAAAACCAAGATCTGGGCCGCCGGCGTGCGCGCCTCACCTGCGGCCGAGTGGCTGGACGCGCCGGCCGATCATGCCGGGCGCGTACAGGTCGAAGCCGATCTCACGATCCCCGGTCACCCCGAAATCTTTGCGATCGGCGACACCGTTTTGATCAACGCCTGGGAAGGCAAGCCGGTGCCGGGCATCGCCCCGGCCGCCAAGCAGCAAGGGAAGCATGTCGCCGAGACCATCAAGGCGCGGCTGCGCGGCGAGACCAAGGGCGCGTTCCGCTATAAGCACGCCGGCAGCCTCGCCCAGATAGGTAAGCGACTCGCGGTGATTGACTTCGGACGTATCAAGCTGCGCGGCACAATCGCGTGGTGGATCTGGGGCGTCGCCCACATCTACTTCCTGATCGGCCTGCGTCATCGCCTCAGCGTGGCGCTGAGCTGGCTCTGGGTCTACACGCGGGACCAGCGGGCGGCGAGATTGATCACGCAGGGCAGCAGCAAGGTGGTGTAG
- a CDS encoding shikimate dehydrogenase — MSSRGPAASKKLLTGLIGAPIAHSASPAMHERAAEALGLRGHYQLIEVAGADATGLSKMLEGVRRLGFAGVNVTFPYKEAVVPLLDALAPGAAAMGAVNTVVVKDGRLIGHNTDTTGFARAVAPLLARTDNAVAVIGAGGVGKAIAFALASLKVSDIRIFDSEPARAENLASLLSTTGAKVATSVAGALDGASGLVNGTPAGMLPNRKTPVPPALLRADLWVADAVYSPLITPLLAAAQEKGARIMTGRELAIYQAADAFELFTGLAPSTEVMGEAFDAVMAARGTAYQAA, encoded by the coding sequence ATGTCTAGCCGCGGACCTGCTGCCTCCAAAAAACTCCTGACCGGCCTGATCGGCGCGCCGATCGCCCATTCCGCCTCCCCTGCCATGCACGAGCGCGCCGCCGAGGCGCTCGGCCTGCGCGGCCATTACCAGCTCATCGAGGTCGCCGGCGCCGACGCGACGGGTCTCAGCAAGATGCTCGAGGGCGTGCGACGGCTCGGCTTTGCTGGCGTCAACGTCACCTTTCCCTACAAGGAGGCCGTGGTGCCGCTGCTCGACGCGCTGGCGCCGGGCGCGGCTGCCATGGGTGCGGTCAATACGGTGGTCGTGAAGGACGGCCGGCTGATCGGCCACAACACCGACACCACGGGTTTTGCGCGTGCGGTGGCACCGCTGCTGGCCCGCACCGACAACGCGGTGGCCGTGATCGGCGCCGGCGGCGTCGGCAAGGCCATTGCCTTTGCACTGGCGAGCCTGAAGGTTTCCGACATCCGCATCTTCGACAGTGAGCCGGCACGCGCCGAGAACCTTGCCTCGCTTCTCAGCACGACAGGCGCCAAAGTCGCGACCAGCGTCGCGGGCGCGCTCGATGGCGCCAGCGGTCTCGTCAACGGCACGCCGGCCGGCATGCTGCCAAACCGCAAGACGCCGGTGCCGCCGGCGCTGCTCCGGGCAGACCTGTGGGTCGCCGACGCCGTCTATTCGCCGCTGATCACGCCGCTGCTTGCCGCAGCGCAAGAAAAAGGCGCGCGGATCATGACCGGGCGCGAGCTTGCGATCTACCAGGCCGCCGACGCCTTCGAACTGTTCACCGGCCTTGCCCCGTCGACCGAGGTCATGGGAGAGGCTTTTGACGCCGTGATGGCAGCGCGCGGCACCGCCTATCAGGCAGCTTGA
- a CDS encoding ABC transporter substrate-binding protein, producing MKTAFWLAGAAALVLANPAFAGDTIKIGFVSTFSGPTAVIGNDMRNSFELALDHLGRKMDGKPVEVIYEDDGQKPDVGKQKTEKLVQSDKVDFLVGYIWSNVLLASLKTAVDSQTFLISANAGPSQLAGELCSPYVFSTSWQNDQTPAAVGLYMNANGVKSVFLIGPNYAAGKDMLAGVKSTFKGEIKGEEYTVWPSQLDFSAELSKARASGAESIFVFYPGAAGVQFLNQYAQAGLKSTMPLYTAFTVDELSLPLQKENALGVPGAQEWVNDLPNEQNKRFVADYRKKYTGLRPTYYGAQAYDAAQLINSAVVAVKGDTSKKDAMKAEMEKANFKSLRGAFKYGNNHIPIQNFYLQDVVKGPGGELSLKTVATIVTDDQDRFHDKCPMK from the coding sequence ATGAAGACAGCATTCTGGCTGGCGGGCGCAGCGGCGCTGGTGCTGGCAAATCCGGCATTCGCCGGCGACACCATCAAGATCGGTTTCGTCTCGACCTTCAGCGGCCCGACCGCCGTGATCGGCAACGACATGCGCAACTCGTTCGAGCTCGCGCTCGATCATCTCGGGCGCAAGATGGACGGCAAGCCGGTCGAGGTGATCTACGAGGACGACGGCCAGAAGCCTGACGTCGGCAAGCAGAAGACCGAGAAGCTGGTGCAGTCCGACAAGGTCGATTTCCTCGTCGGCTACATCTGGTCGAACGTGCTGCTCGCCTCGCTCAAGACCGCGGTGGATTCGCAGACCTTCCTGATCTCGGCCAATGCCGGCCCGTCGCAGCTCGCGGGCGAGCTGTGTTCGCCTTACGTGTTCTCGACTTCCTGGCAGAATGACCAGACGCCGGCCGCCGTGGGCCTCTACATGAACGCCAACGGCGTCAAAAGCGTGTTCCTGATCGGCCCGAACTACGCCGCCGGCAAGGATATGCTCGCGGGCGTGAAGAGCACGTTCAAGGGCGAGATCAAGGGCGAGGAATATACGGTCTGGCCGAGCCAGCTCGATTTCTCCGCCGAACTCTCCAAGGCGCGCGCCTCCGGGGCCGAGTCGATCTTCGTGTTCTATCCGGGCGCGGCCGGCGTGCAGTTCCTCAATCAATATGCGCAGGCCGGCCTGAAGAGCACGATGCCGCTCTACACCGCCTTCACCGTCGACGAGTTGTCGCTGCCGCTCCAGAAGGAGAACGCGCTCGGTGTTCCCGGCGCGCAGGAATGGGTCAACGATCTCCCCAACGAGCAGAACAAGCGCTTTGTCGCCGACTATCGCAAGAAGTACACGGGTCTCCGCCCGACCTATTACGGTGCGCAGGCCTATGATGCGGCGCAGCTCATCAACAGCGCGGTTGTCGCGGTGAAGGGCGATACCAGCAAGAAGGACGCGATGAAGGCCGAGATGGAAAAGGCCAATTTCAAGTCGCTGCGCGGCGCGTTCAAATACGGCAACAACCACATCCCGATACAGAACTTCTATTTGCAGGACGTGGTGAAGGGCCCCGGGGGTGAGCTTTCGCTGAAGACCGTTGCCACCATCGTCACTGATGACCAGGACCGCTTCCACGACAAGTGCCCGATGAAGTGA
- a CDS encoding sugar phosphate isomerase/epimerase and 4-hydroxyphenylpyruvate domain-containing protein, producing MNKRSIATVSLSGALDEKLRAIASAGFEAVEIFENDLLSFGSGPRDIAKLCRDLNLGICAFQPFRDFEGMPEPQRSRNFARAERKFDLMQELGTDLLLICSNVSPASLGGIDRAADDFRELGDRAARRGLRVGYEALAWGRHVNDYRDAWEIVRRADHPAIGVILDSFHVLAPGFPTRAMASIPGDKIFLVQLADAPKLELDILSWSRHFRSFPGQGDLPVVEFMQAIAATGYSGPWSLEIFNDQFRAGSAAQTAVDGLRSLILLQDQLAPDWPKLVGEPLAPKARSHGTGFIEFAVNETKAGELAHLFSQLGFRKTGKHRSKAVERWSQGKVELVINCETDGFAHSHYVTHGPGVCAIALDVDNAGLAMQRAETLKARTFYQPVGPGELEIPAIHGVGGSLLYFLDQAGKNWDTDFAPVASDASADALFAIDHIAQSMPYDEMLSWLLFYTGILDLKRLPQMEIADPRGLVQSQALINGDQSLRFVVNGSSANRTLPARFISEFFGSGVQHVAFACQDIFAAVAAMRARGADFLDIPDNYYDDIEAKYDLAPDVMANLRANHILYDREGDGEFFQVYTHIFDERFFFEIVERRNYQGFGAANAGIRLAAQAREVRPPSMPRV from the coding sequence ATGAACAAGCGCTCGATCGCGACCGTCTCCCTCTCAGGGGCGCTGGACGAAAAGCTCCGCGCCATCGCATCAGCCGGCTTCGAGGCGGTCGAGATCTTCGAGAACGACCTGCTGTCGTTCGGTTCAGGCCCCCGCGACATCGCCAAGCTCTGCCGCGATCTCAATCTCGGGATCTGCGCCTTCCAGCCGTTTCGCGATTTCGAGGGTATGCCTGAACCGCAGCGCTCGCGTAACTTCGCTCGCGCCGAGCGAAAATTCGATCTGATGCAGGAGCTCGGCACTGATTTGCTGTTGATCTGCTCCAACGTCTCCCCGGCCTCGCTCGGCGGCATCGACCGCGCCGCCGATGATTTTCGCGAGCTTGGCGATCGCGCGGCCAGGCGGGGCTTGCGCGTCGGCTACGAGGCGCTGGCCTGGGGACGGCATGTCAATGATTACCGCGATGCCTGGGAGATCGTGCGGCGCGCCGACCATCCCGCCATCGGCGTCATCCTCGACAGTTTTCACGTGCTGGCGCCGGGTTTTCCGACCCGCGCGATGGCCTCGATTCCCGGTGACAAGATCTTTCTGGTGCAGCTTGCCGACGCACCAAAGCTCGAGCTCGACATTCTGTCGTGGAGCCGGCACTTCCGTTCCTTCCCCGGCCAGGGCGATCTGCCGGTCGTCGAATTCATGCAGGCGATCGCCGCGACCGGCTATTCCGGTCCGTGGTCGCTGGAGATCTTCAACGACCAGTTCCGCGCCGGCTCAGCGGCGCAAACCGCGGTCGACGGACTGCGCTCGCTGATCCTGCTGCAGGACCAGCTCGCACCGGACTGGCCGAAGCTGGTCGGCGAGCCTCTGGCGCCGAAGGCTAGGAGTCACGGCACAGGTTTTATCGAGTTCGCCGTCAACGAGACCAAGGCCGGCGAGCTCGCGCATCTGTTCTCGCAGCTCGGCTTCCGCAAGACCGGCAAGCACCGCAGCAAGGCGGTCGAGCGTTGGTCGCAAGGCAAGGTCGAGCTCGTGATCAATTGCGAGACCGACGGCTTTGCGCATTCGCACTACGTCACGCACGGCCCCGGCGTCTGCGCGATCGCGCTCGATGTCGACAATGCGGGCCTTGCCATGCAGCGGGCCGAAACGCTGAAGGCGCGCACGTTCTACCAGCCGGTCGGGCCGGGCGAGCTGGAAATCCCTGCGATCCACGGCGTCGGCGGCAGCCTGCTGTATTTCCTCGATCAGGCCGGCAAGAACTGGGACACGGATTTCGCGCCGGTTGCGAGCGATGCAAGTGCGGACGCCCTGTTCGCGATCGATCACATCGCCCAGTCGATGCCCTATGACGAGATGCTATCCTGGCTGTTGTTCTACACCGGCATCCTCGACCTCAAGCGGCTGCCGCAGATGGAGATCGCGGACCCCCGCGGTCTCGTGCAGAGCCAGGCCCTCATCAACGGCGACCAGAGCCTGCGCTTCGTCGTCAACGGCTCCTCTGCCAACCGCACCCTGCCGGCGCGCTTCATCTCGGAATTTTTTGGCTCCGGCGTGCAGCACGTCGCGTTTGCGTGCCAGGATATCTTTGCCGCTGTCGCCGCGATGCGCGCCCGCGGCGCAGACTTCCTCGATATTCCCGACAATTATTACGACGACATCGAAGCCAAATACGACCTCGCCCCCGATGTCATGGCAAACCTACGCGCCAACCACATCCTCTACGACCGCGAGGGCGATGGCGAGTTCTTCCAGGTCTACACCCACATTTTTGACGAGCGCTTCTTCTTCGAGATCGTCGAGCGAAGGAATTATCAGGGATTCGGGGCGGCCAACGCCGGGATCAGACTCGCGGCGCAAGCGCGCGAGGTACGGCCACCGAGCATGCCGCGGGTGTAG
- a CDS encoding ABC transporter ATP-binding protein, with amino-acid sequence MSAVLEVTNIKKNFGGISAVDGVSFDVREGEILGLIGPNGCGKSTLFNCILGQLTPSGGEVKLDGKVVTGLRPSELNKLGVSRTFQLLQVFPKLSVRENLILAGQEHQGNMASRLVGRSDAGLTEAANQMIGFFKLDHLAAEPAGGLSYGQQKLLDAAMAFMGGPRLVLLDEPAGGVNPTMLSDLKDRLVAINREKNATFVVIEHNMEFVMSLCSRVMVMAEGKVLAMGRPDEVRKNPAVIEAYLGH; translated from the coding sequence ATGAGCGCGGTCCTCGAAGTCACCAACATCAAGAAGAACTTTGGCGGCATCAGCGCCGTCGATGGCGTCTCGTTCGATGTGCGCGAAGGCGAGATCCTTGGCCTGATCGGCCCGAACGGCTGCGGCAAGTCGACGCTGTTCAACTGCATCCTCGGCCAGCTCACGCCATCAGGTGGCGAGGTCAAGCTCGACGGCAAGGTGGTCACTGGCTTGCGTCCCTCCGAGCTCAACAAGTTGGGCGTCAGCCGCACCTTCCAATTGCTCCAGGTGTTCCCAAAGCTCTCGGTGCGCGAGAACCTGATCCTCGCGGGGCAGGAGCACCAGGGCAACATGGCCTCACGCCTGGTCGGCCGCTCCGATGCCGGACTGACCGAGGCCGCCAACCAGATGATCGGCTTCTTCAAGCTCGACCATCTTGCGGCCGAACCCGCCGGCGGCCTCTCCTACGGTCAGCAGAAGCTGCTCGACGCCGCCATGGCCTTCATGGGCGGCCCTCGCCTGGTGCTGCTCGACGAGCCGGCCGGCGGCGTCAATCCGACAATGCTGTCTGACCTGAAGGACCGCCTGGTCGCGATCAACCGCGAAAAGAACGCCACCTTCGTCGTGATCGAGCACAATATGGAGTTCGTGATGTCGCTGTGCTCGCGCGTGATGGTGATGGCGGAAGGCAAGGTGCTGGCGATGGGACGGCCGGACGAGGTGCGCAAGAACCCCGCCGTCATCGAAGCCTATCTCGGACATTGA
- a CDS encoding ABC transporter substrate-binding protein, translating into MKSTLLVGALLTAITTTGAFAQAIKLADVAELSGGGATVGTNWKNGIDLAIEEINAKGGVLGRKLEVTHADSQSNPGVARAQVQKALDAEPYVLLGPGYSGSVKVTAPLAAEAGITQIMGGEAAELTQAGNKFLFRTSFGQQSSMPKVAKYIHDDMKAKTVAVVWVNNDFGRGGRDVVIKELERLGSKVVADLSTEAGQADFAADVGKIKAANPDAVFVYLNEEESARILKELKRQGVTAPLMGETTLIGQKVIELAGDAANGARGHVGLTTDAPVDLIKGFRDRFSKKYNYVPDHNGLKGYLAVYMVKATTEKMGKVDSKAFADTLHGLTIKAADEPGILMDVTFDQNGDIDRQSFLVEVVEGKQVVKQVLPKVK; encoded by the coding sequence ATGAAATCAACGCTACTGGTGGGTGCACTGCTCACCGCAATCACGACCACGGGCGCCTTCGCACAGGCTATCAAGCTTGCCGACGTCGCTGAGCTCTCGGGCGGCGGCGCCACCGTCGGCACCAACTGGAAGAACGGCATCGACCTCGCGATCGAGGAGATCAACGCCAAGGGCGGCGTGCTCGGCCGCAAGCTCGAGGTCACCCACGCCGACTCGCAGTCCAACCCTGGCGTCGCTCGTGCGCAGGTGCAGAAGGCACTCGACGCCGAGCCCTATGTGTTGCTCGGCCCCGGCTATTCCGGCTCGGTGAAGGTCACCGCTCCGCTCGCGGCCGAAGCCGGCATCACGCAGATCATGGGCGGCGAAGCCGCCGAGCTGACGCAGGCGGGCAACAAGTTCCTGTTCCGCACCTCGTTCGGCCAGCAATCCTCGATGCCGAAAGTCGCAAAATACATCCACGACGACATGAAGGCGAAGACGGTCGCAGTGGTCTGGGTCAACAATGACTTCGGCCGCGGCGGGCGCGACGTCGTGATCAAGGAACTCGAGCGGCTCGGATCCAAGGTCGTCGCCGATCTCTCCACCGAGGCGGGACAAGCCGACTTCGCCGCCGACGTCGGCAAGATCAAGGCTGCCAACCCCGATGCCGTGTTCGTCTATCTCAACGAGGAAGAGAGCGCGCGCATCCTGAAAGAGCTGAAGCGCCAGGGCGTCACGGCGCCACTGATGGGCGAGACCACGCTGATCGGCCAGAAGGTGATCGAGCTCGCCGGCGACGCCGCCAACGGCGCGCGCGGCCATGTCGGTCTCACCACGGATGCCCCGGTTGACCTGATCAAGGGTTTCCGCGACCGCTTCTCGAAGAAGTACAATTACGTGCCCGACCATAACGGCCTGAAGGGCTACCTCGCCGTCTACATGGTGAAGGCCACCACCGAGAAGATGGGCAAGGTCGACAGCAAGGCTTTCGCCGACACGCTGCACGGCCTGACCATCAAGGCGGCCGACGAGCCGGGCATTTTGATGGACGTCACTTTCGATCAGAATGGCGACATCGATCGCCAGAGCTTTCTGGTCGAAGTGGTCGAAGGCAAGCAGGTCGTCAAGCAGGTGCTGCCGAAGGTGAAGTGA
- a CDS encoding Gfo/Idh/MocA family oxidoreductase, with the protein MSAPMRIAVAGAGLIGRRHIELIEASLDCVLAGIADPSPTAKELAQAHGVNCHADHRTLLADEKPDGLIIASPNALHLPIALDCAQAEPLAEQLRHFCAVIAGRERPLISAEDAMGALAVVEAVSEAARTGGKISPGQIMEQAA; encoded by the coding sequence ATGAGCGCGCCAATGCGCATCGCCGTTGCCGGCGCCGGCCTGATCGGCCGCCGCCATATCGAATTGATCGAGGCTTCGCTAGATTGCGTGCTTGCTGGCATCGCTGACCCCTCGCCCACCGCGAAAGAGCTTGCGCAGGCGCACGGTGTGAACTGTCACGCCGATCATCGCACGCTGCTGGCGGACGAGAAGCCGGACGGCCTGATCATCGCCTCACCGAACGCGCTGCATCTGCCGATAGCGCTCGATTGCGCGCAAGCCGAGCCGCTGGCCGAGCAGCTCCGGCATTTCTGCGCGGTGATTGCGGGTCGGGAACGGCCGCTGATTTCCGCCGAAGATGCGATGGGAGCACTCGCGGTCGTCGAAGCCGTCAGCGAGGCCGCACGCACGGGCGGAAAAATATCGCCGGGCCAAATCATGGAGCAGGCAGCATGA
- a CDS encoding MarR family winged helix-turn-helix transcriptional regulator: protein MPPSSTRARQKPAPTEAGPMLDLDRYVPAFITFIANKLSNSATTFYQKQFGVNVTEWRIMSLLAIEPGIPASRICHVIGFDKGPVSRTLAGLEERGHVSIRTDPNDGRTHSISLTAKGRATHNKVIVAALGRERRLLSCLSKDEREVLIDLLRRLHENLGAVTGSSEA from the coding sequence ATGCCGCCGTCTTCGACCAGAGCCCGACAGAAGCCCGCGCCAACGGAGGCAGGACCGATGCTCGATCTCGACCGTTACGTTCCGGCCTTCATCACCTTCATCGCCAACAAGCTCTCGAACAGCGCGACCACGTTCTACCAGAAGCAGTTCGGCGTCAACGTCACGGAATGGCGGATCATGTCGCTGCTGGCGATAGAGCCTGGCATTCCGGCTTCGCGCATCTGCCACGTCATCGGTTTCGACAAGGGCCCGGTGAGCCGGACGCTGGCAGGGCTGGAGGAGCGCGGCCACGTCTCGATCCGCACCGACCCGAACGACGGCCGCACCCATTCGATCTCGCTGACGGCGAAGGGCCGCGCCACTCATAACAAGGTCATCGTCGCCGCGCTCGGTCGCGAGCGGCGCCTGCTGTCCTGCCTCAGCAAGGACGAGCGCGAGGTGCTGATCGACCTGCTGCGCCGGCTGCATGAGAATCTCGGCGCCGTGACCGGCAGCTCCGAGGCGTGA
- a CDS encoding ABC transporter ATP-binding protein — translation MSDPILSVHNLVGGYGKMTILNGTTFSVPPATITTIIGPNGAGKSTVFKAIFGLLRLRDGKISFAGRDVTNFSQRALLNAGICYVPQGRNIFPELSVRHNIELGGVAAGKGIDLPTRIEAALDLFPALRRKSTQQASTLSGGEQKQLEIARSLLLEPKLVLIDEPSIGLSPLMVQQTFDILKSLRDRGVTILMIEQNARSALEISDIGIVLELGQTRMVDKAERILNDPRIGQLFLGGAMEESAA, via the coding sequence ATGAGCGACCCGATTCTCTCGGTTCACAATCTCGTCGGCGGCTACGGCAAGATGACGATCCTGAACGGCACCACGTTCTCGGTGCCGCCGGCGACCATCACCACCATTATCGGCCCCAACGGTGCCGGCAAATCCACCGTGTTCAAGGCGATCTTCGGCCTGCTGAGGCTGCGCGACGGCAAGATCAGCTTTGCCGGCCGCGACGTCACCAATTTCAGCCAGCGCGCGCTGCTCAATGCCGGCATCTGCTACGTGCCGCAAGGCCGCAACATCTTTCCGGAGCTCTCGGTTCGCCACAATATCGAGCTCGGCGGTGTCGCCGCCGGGAAGGGCATCGACCTGCCGACGCGCATTGAGGCGGCGCTCGACCTATTCCCGGCGCTGCGACGCAAGTCGACGCAGCAGGCTTCCACGCTGTCCGGCGGCGAGCAGAAGCAGCTCGAGATCGCCCGCTCGCTGCTGCTCGAGCCAAAACTCGTGCTGATCGACGAGCCCTCGATCGGACTGTCGCCACTGATGGTGCAGCAGACTTTCGACATCCTCAAATCCTTGCGCGACCGCGGCGTCACCATCCTGATGATCGAGCAGAACGCGCGCTCGGCGCTGGAGATCTCGGATATCGGCATCGTGCTCGAACTCGGCCAGACCCGCATGGTCGACAAGGCGGAGCGTATTCTGAACGATCCCCGCATCGGCCAGCTCTTCCTCGGCGGCGCTATGGAGGAGAGCGCGGCATGA
- a CDS encoding branched-chain amino acid ABC transporter permease, with translation MSNLFDLLVAGLATGAIYALVAVGFTLLWQTSQTINFAQGEFVMLPAFLMLAAMHVGAPFWLAIILGILLSMILLGLAFKMLLVDPMMRHGVLPLAIATMALAIGIKEAVKQFFSAEASPFPSIVPTGDITVLGHVVSLQSIGVLVVAILAVFGLTTLLNRTSLGHQMQAAAQNPTVARIIGVPVERMILLTFLINAFLVALASLLITPIYLAKFSSGEVLGQAAFIAAIVGGFNQVRGAIAGGLLIGVLDNLAASYISTQYRAAVPLIFLIVVILFRPQGLLGRAEERTV, from the coding sequence ATGTCCAATCTGTTCGATCTTCTGGTCGCGGGACTGGCCACCGGCGCGATCTATGCGCTGGTTGCGGTTGGCTTCACGCTGCTGTGGCAAACCTCGCAGACCATCAATTTCGCGCAAGGTGAGTTCGTGATGCTGCCGGCGTTCCTGATGCTGGCAGCGATGCATGTCGGCGCCCCGTTCTGGCTCGCGATCATCCTCGGCATCCTGCTGTCGATGATCCTGCTGGGCCTCGCCTTCAAGATGCTGCTGGTCGATCCGATGATGCGTCATGGCGTGCTGCCGCTCGCGATTGCCACCATGGCGCTCGCAATCGGGATCAAGGAGGCGGTGAAGCAGTTCTTCAGCGCGGAAGCATCGCCCTTCCCGTCGATCGTGCCGACCGGCGACATCACCGTGCTCGGACACGTCGTTTCGCTGCAAAGCATCGGCGTCCTGGTCGTCGCGATCCTGGCTGTATTCGGCCTGACCACGCTGCTCAATCGCACTTCGCTCGGTCACCAGATGCAGGCGGCGGCGCAGAACCCGACGGTGGCGCGCATCATTGGCGTGCCGGTCGAGCGCATGATCCTGCTGACCTTCCTGATCAACGCTTTCCTGGTCGCGCTCGCCTCGCTGCTGATCACGCCGATCTATCTGGCGAAGTTCTCCTCCGGCGAAGTGCTGGGACAGGCCGCCTTCATCGCCGCCATTGTCGGCGGCTTCAACCAGGTGCGCGGCGCGATCGCCGGCGGCCTCTTGATCGGCGTGCTCGACAATCTCGCGGCAAGCTACATCTCGACGCAATATCGTGCAGCCGTGCCGCTGATTTTCCTGATCGTCGTCATCCTGTTCCGGCCGCAAGGACTGCTTGGCCGCGCAGAGGAGCGCACGGTATGA
- a CDS encoding branched-chain amino acid ABC transporter permease translates to MSGFAKPLKIALGLIVIAGLIVVPMNFNRYGLFILSQWAVMTIAAMGLNLTLGYAGQVSLAQGAFVGIGAYAAAIMTTHGWPLPAAIVVAIVLAFAVGWVLGYPALRVQHHYLAFVTLAFSTLAFLVFRNESWLTGGIYGISNIPRPHFFGIATNKPLPFYYVCLGSLAIVSVAVWWLIRSPWGRAFMALRENPLRAQSLGIDTRRYTLMAFAIGSALGGVAGALYAPLTQYIDPVPFNLSLSLDLLMMVIVGGAGFFFGPFLGAMIAVLLPEWLRFTEGYYLMLYAIAVMGLLIWSPTGILGILDRAMAARRTKAASALRAVAKSRLETVQ, encoded by the coding sequence ATGAGTGGCTTTGCCAAACCCCTGAAGATCGCGCTCGGCCTCATTGTCATTGCCGGCCTGATCGTCGTGCCCATGAACTTCAACCGCTACGGTCTGTTCATCCTGAGCCAATGGGCTGTGATGACCATCGCCGCGATGGGGCTAAATCTCACGCTCGGCTATGCCGGACAGGTCTCGCTGGCGCAGGGCGCCTTCGTCGGCATCGGCGCCTATGCGGCAGCGATCATGACAACGCATGGCTGGCCGCTTCCGGCCGCCATCGTGGTGGCGATCGTGCTCGCCTTCGCAGTCGGCTGGGTGCTTGGCTATCCCGCGCTGCGCGTGCAGCACCACTACCTCGCCTTCGTCACGCTGGCTTTCTCGACACTGGCGTTCCTGGTGTTCCGCAACGAAAGCTGGCTCACCGGTGGCATCTACGGCATCTCCAACATTCCGCGCCCGCACTTCTTTGGGATCGCGACCAACAAGCCGCTGCCGTTCTACTATGTCTGCCTCGGCTCGCTCGCGATCGTGTCGGTCGCGGTGTGGTGGCTGATTCGTTCGCCATGGGGCCGCGCCTTCATGGCGCTGCGTGAAAATCCGCTACGCGCCCAGTCACTCGGCATCGACACGCGCCGCTACACGCTGATGGCGTTCGCGATCGGCTCGGCGCTCGGCGGCGTTGCCGGTGCGCTCTATGCCCCGCTGACGCAATATATCGATCCCGTGCCGTTCAATCTGTCGCTCTCGCTCGATCTGCTGATGATGGTGATCGTCGGCGGCGCCGGCTTCTTTTTCGGCCCCTTCCTCGGCGCAATGATCGCGGTGCTGTTGCCGGAATGGCTGCGCTTCACGGAAGGATATTATCTGATGCTCTACGCGATCGCGGTGATGGGGCTGCTGATCTGGTCGCCGACTGGCATTTTGGGAATCCTCGATCGCGCCATGGCCGCGCGCCGCACCAAGGCGGCCTCAGCGCTGCGCGCCGTGGCGAAATCACGACTGGAGACGGTGCAATGA